A genomic window from Pirellulales bacterium includes:
- a CDS encoding MoxR family ATPase, whose protein sequence is MPEPSGEIDSHAIRKLTEAREKIREQLSQVIVGQSQVIDELLISLFSRSHCLLEGVPGLAKTLLISTLARALNLSFSRIQFTPDLMPADITGTDILEENKITGAREFRFLEGPLFSNVVLADEINRTPPKTQAALLEAMQERQVSVGRVRHKLADPFFVLATQNPIEQEGTYPLPEAQQDRFMFKVFVNYPSFGEEFEIARRTTALMDDHIVPVLSAEEILSLQRTVRQVPVSDHVIRYTLSLVRQTRIGQAGVPEFVGDQVSWGAGPRAVQFLILGGKARALLNGRTHVSTEDIAALAKPVLRHRLTVNFAAESEGVNADKIIEKLIELTPAKEDDLTRDPRFQKIFAS, encoded by the coding sequence ATGCCTGAACCTTCCGGGGAAATCGATTCCCACGCCATTCGTAAGCTGACCGAGGCCCGCGAGAAAATTCGCGAACAACTCTCGCAGGTGATCGTCGGTCAGAGCCAGGTTATTGACGAACTGTTGATCAGCCTGTTTAGCCGTTCGCACTGCCTGCTCGAGGGGGTTCCCGGTCTGGCCAAGACATTGCTCATTAGCACCCTGGCGCGGGCGCTCAATTTGTCGTTTAGCCGGATTCAATTTACTCCCGACTTGATGCCCGCCGACATCACCGGCACGGACATTCTAGAAGAAAACAAAATTACCGGCGCGCGGGAGTTTCGCTTTCTCGAAGGGCCGCTCTTTTCCAACGTGGTCCTGGCGGACGAAATCAACCGCACCCCGCCCAAGACGCAGGCGGCCTTGCTCGAGGCGATGCAGGAGCGGCAGGTATCCGTGGGGCGCGTGCGGCACAAGCTGGCCGATCCGTTCTTTGTGCTGGCCACGCAAAATCCGATCGAGCAGGAAGGGACGTATCCCCTGCCCGAGGCGCAGCAAGACCGCTTTATGTTCAAGGTGTTTGTCAATTACCCCAGCTTTGGCGAAGAGTTTGAAATCGCCCGCCGGACGACGGCGCTCATGGATGACCACATTGTGCCGGTGCTGTCGGCGGAGGAAATTCTCTCCTTGCAGCGGACCGTGCGGCAGGTGCCGGTCAGCGACCATGTCATTCGTTACACGTTGTCGCTGGTGCGGCAGACGCGCATCGGCCAGGCGGGCGTGCCGGAATTTGTCGGCGACCAGGTCAGTTGGGGGGCCGGCCCGCGGGCGGTCCAATTTTTGATCCTGGGGGGCAAGGCCCGCGCGCTCTTGAACGGGCGGACGCATGTCTCGACCGAGGATATCGCGGCCCTGGCCAAGCCGGTGCTGCGGCACCGCCTGACCGTGAACTTTGCCGCCGAAAGCGAAGGCGTGAACGCCGACAAAATTATCGAAAAACTCATTGAACTGACACCCGCCAAAGAGGACGACCTGACCCGTGATCCCCGCTTCCAAAAGATTTTTGCATCCTGA
- a CDS encoding DUF58 domain-containing protein yields the protein MHPESIKRIGRMELRARYIVEGFLSGMHRSPYFGQSVEFLQHREYHKGDELRHIDWKVWAKQDKYFIKQYEAETNMRVTLLVDVSKSMTYGRGHLNKYDYACTAATSLAYLVLRQQDAASCIAFADSVRGQVPMRSKRDHLFSIMQILENSSPREKTDLFHILRNCAELTPRRGMMILISDLLTERPGLFKGLKLLRQRGHDVMVLHLLDDDELDFPFNGPSRFEGLETDDRLTCNPRALRQGYLDALQAYLDEVRVGCVRNTCDYQLIRTSDPLDAALATYLSNRLGMHHHN from the coding sequence TTGCATCCTGAGTCGATCAAACGGATCGGCCGCATGGAGTTGCGCGCGCGGTACATTGTCGAAGGCTTTTTGTCGGGAATGCACCGCAGTCCCTACTTTGGCCAGTCCGTCGAGTTCTTGCAGCATCGCGAATACCACAAAGGGGACGAGTTGCGGCATATCGACTGGAAAGTCTGGGCCAAGCAGGACAAGTACTTTATCAAGCAATACGAGGCCGAAACCAACATGCGGGTGACGCTGCTCGTAGATGTGTCCAAGAGCATGACCTACGGCCGGGGCCATTTGAACAAGTACGATTACGCCTGCACGGCGGCGACCAGCCTGGCGTATCTGGTGCTGCGGCAGCAGGACGCGGCATCGTGCATCGCCTTTGCCGATTCGGTTCGCGGGCAGGTCCCCATGCGCAGCAAGCGGGACCATCTGTTTTCCATCATGCAAATCCTGGAAAACAGCTCCCCGCGGGAAAAGACCGACCTGTTTCATATCCTGCGCAATTGCGCCGAACTAACCCCCCGCCGCGGCATGATGATCCTCATTTCCGACTTGCTGACCGAGCGGCCGGGACTGTTTAAGGGGCTAAAACTGCTGCGGCAGCGTGGGCACGATGTCATGGTCCTGCATCTGCTGGATGATGACGAGTTGGATTTTCCCTTTAACGGACCGTCTAGGTTCGAGGGATTGGAGACCGATGACCGGCTGACGTGCAACCCCCGCGCGTTGCGCCAAGGGTACCTGGACGCGCTGCAGGCCTACTTGGATGAAGTTCGCGTGGGCTGCGTGCGCAACACCTGTGATTATCAACTCATTCGCACTAGCGACCCCTTGGACGC